A genomic window from Deltaproteobacteria bacterium includes:
- a CDS encoding ArsR family transcriptional regulator: MITFEEAEIRAKIIKSMSHPVRLMIIEFLKGRERSFSEMFDLFKLDKSTVSKHLLVLK; encoded by the coding sequence ATGATCACATTTGAAGAAGCGGAAATCAGGGCGAAGATCATCAAGTCCATGTCGCACCCCGTGCGGTTGATGATAATTGAGTTTCTGAAAGGCCGCGAACGTTCCTTTTCGGAAATGTTTGACCTTTTTAAGCTTGACAAATCAACTGTCTCAAAACATCTGCTGGTGCTGAAG